Proteins from a genomic interval of Natator depressus isolate rNatDep1 chromosome 20, rNatDep2.hap1, whole genome shotgun sequence:
- the ZGLP1 gene encoding GATA-type zinc finger protein 1, translated as MEGELFLDGHPPDFSLLQQLLSPPCLEPEPGSPARGPASPGRGARPAGRPRPEPLPSMACCLQVPDSSALSFLQESAQRLPQAPGGQEEPSRAPRAQPPPPPGPAVRPGRSAPQPQAGASPLASLGTCSPMDTLSLISLHCSHLVSGAAAPASRPETRAGPQTMSPCLLPIDCNGNPSREAGAAGQEGRSWEPGAGSPSQPEPGCTRRNPRKQPAPSRSAEARDPSFQGVTLCMRLCLCQGSSDEYQLLIRPRYSSAMYGKRSRNPNPRQISLTREFCRASSSEEDQGSLSVQSSKCCASCQTRKTPLWRIAEDGTPLCNACGIRYKKYRVRCFRCWNIPKKSGKPYSRCSNCGDRLRVAVAQQRTVKRKCDDFLKSQARTLCY; from the exons ATGGAGGGGGAGCTGTTCCTGGACGGGCACCCCCCCGACTTctccctcctgcagcagctgctctccccGCCCTGCCTGGAGCCAGAGCCCGGCAGCCCGGCCCGGGGCCCGGCCAGCCCGGGACGGGGAGCCAG GCCCGCGGGGCGCCCCCGCCCGGAGCCCCTGCCCAGCATGGCCTGTTGCCTGCAGGTCCCCGACAGCAGCGCCCTGAGCTTCCTGCAGGAGTCCGCCCAGCGGCTGCCCCAGGCGCCGGggggccaggaggagccgagccgTGCGCCCAGGgcgcagccgccgccgccgccggggccAGCCGTGCGCCCAGGGCGCAGCGCCCCGCAGCCCCAGGCCGGCGCCAGCCCCCTCGCTTCCCTGGGCACCTGCAGCCCCATGGACACCCTGAGTCTCATCAGCCTGCATTGTTCTCATCTGGTGTCCGGCGCGGCGGCCCCCGCCAGCCGCCCCGAGACGAGGGCAGGGCCCCAAACGAtgtccccctgcctcctccccatagACTGCAATGGCAACCCCTCCAGAGAGGCCGGGGCGGCCGGGCAGGAGGGgcggagctgggagccaggggccggcagccccagccagcctgagCCCGGCTGCACGAGGAGAAATCCCCGCAAGCAGCCCGCACCCAGCCGGAGCGCTGAGGCCCGAGACCCCTCTTTCCAGGGGGTGACCCTCTGCATGCGCCTGTGTCTTTGCCAAGGCAGCTCCGATGAGTACCAGCTTCTCATCCGCCCACGGTACAGCAG TGCAATGTATGGGAAAAGAAGCCGTAACCCAAATCCAAGGCAAATCTCTTTAACAAGAGAATTCTGCAGAGCCAGCAGTTCTGAGGAGGATCAAGGCTCCCTCTCTGTCCAGA GTAGTAAGTGTTGCGCGTCCTGCCAGACGAGGAAAACTCCCCTGTGGAGGATTGCTGAGGATGGCACCCCACTCTGCAACGCTTGTGGCATCAG gtACAAAAAATACAGGGTACGATGTTTCCGCTGCTGGAATATCCCGAAGAAAAGTGGAAAACCTTACTCCCGTTGCTCTAACTGTGGAGACAGACTGCGCGTGGCCGTGGCCCAGCAGAGAACCGTGAAAAG AAAATGCGACGACTTCCTTAAATCTCAAGCAAGGACTCTTTGCTATTAG